The window AACAAGTGTTAGAAATTGCTGTGGGTCGATCGCAACTTTTGCTGTTCACCGGAGGTCTCGGCCCCACACCAGACGACCTCACAGTCGAAACAATCGCCGATTTTTTTGGTGTTCCCCTGATCGAAAAGCCGGAAATTATCGCCGATATCGAACAAAAATTTGCACGGCGGGGACGCAGCATGAGTCCCAGCAACCGCAAACAAGCTTTAATTCCCGAAACTGCGGATATTCTGCCCAACCGCAGCGGTTCTGCACCGGGGATTATTTGGCAGCCGGTTCCCAATGTCACAGTGATGACATTTCCCGGCGTACCCGCGGAAATGCACTTGATGTGGCAAGAAACCGCCGTTCCTTACCTGAAAAATGGCGGCTGGTGTAGCTCAACTATTTGCAGTCGCACGTTGAAATTTTGGGGCATTGCTGAGTCTGCACTGGCGGAAAAAGTAGATACTTTTCTAAATTTAACTAATCCGACTGTGGCTCCCTACGCCAATCACGGCGAAGTTAAATTGCGGATTTCGGCCCGCGCTGAGTCGGAAGTGGCTGCGAAAAAGTTAATTGAGCCGATCGAGCAACAATTGCTTCAGATTGCCGGCTTAGACTGTTATGGTGCTGATACCGATACCCTCGCCTCGACTGTCGGCAAATTGCTGCTGTTGGCCGGGGAAACTCTGAGTGTGGCTGAATCCTGCACGGGTGGCGGATTGGGAGCGATGCTGACTGGTGTTCCGGGAAGTTCGAGCTACTTTTTGGGCGGGATTATTTCCTATGACAATC of the Microcoleus sp. bin38.metabat.b11b12b14.051 genome contains:
- a CDS encoding competence/damage-inducible protein A: MVAEIICVGTELLLGDILNSNSQFLAKELASLGIPHYYQTVVGDNPERIKQVLEIAVGRSQLLLFTGGLGPTPDDLTVETIADFFGVPLIEKPEIIADIEQKFARRGRSMSPSNRKQALIPETADILPNRSGSAPGIIWQPVPNVTVMTFPGVPAEMHLMWQETAVPYLKNGGWCSSTICSRTLKFWGIAESALAEKVDTFLNLTNPTVAPYANHGEVKLRISARAESEVAAKKLIEPIEQQLLQIAGLDCYGADTDTLASTVGKLLLLAGETLSVAESCTGGGLGAMLTGVPGSSSYFLGGIISYDNRVKEGLLGVNPEDLAEFGAVSTSVAKQMAAGVRASLNTDWGLSITGIAGPGGGTDAKPVGLVYIGLAGPDGEAESFEYRFGDGRGRDWIRHLSSCTALDRLRRKLLAKA